From a single Streptomyces sp. NBC_01264 genomic region:
- the phoU gene encoding phosphate signaling complex protein PhoU: MRDAYHEELDSIGEGLVEMARLVGSAIGRATTSMLDADLKLAESVIAADQKVDDLQHDLEARAIALLARQQPVATDLRIVVTSLRMSADLERSGDLAQHVAKLARLRFPDTAVPRDLHATILEMGQLAQRLMAKAAEVIITKDVDLALQLEQDDDEMDQLHRTLFQHLMDDRWKHGIETAVDVTLLGRYYERFADHAVSVAKRVVYLVTGEHADELQAPTQVEGV, encoded by the coding sequence ATGCGTGACGCGTACCACGAGGAACTGGACTCGATCGGTGAAGGCCTGGTCGAGATGGCCCGGCTGGTCGGCTCCGCCATCGGGCGGGCCACGACCTCCATGCTCGACGCCGACCTGAAGCTCGCCGAGAGCGTCATCGCCGCCGACCAGAAGGTCGACGACCTCCAGCACGACCTGGAGGCCCGTGCCATCGCGCTGCTCGCGCGCCAGCAGCCGGTCGCCACCGACCTGCGCATCGTCGTCACCTCGCTGCGCATGAGCGCCGACCTGGAGCGCTCCGGCGACCTGGCCCAGCACGTGGCCAAGCTCGCCCGGCTGCGCTTCCCGGACACGGCCGTCCCGCGCGACCTGCACGCGACGATCCTGGAGATGGGACAGCTCGCGCAGCGGCTGATGGCGAAGGCGGCCGAGGTCATCATCACGAAGGACGTCGACCTGGCGCTCCAGCTGGAGCAGGACGACGACGAGATGGACCAGCTGCACCGCACGCTGTTCCAGCACCTGATGGACGACCGCTGGAAGCACGGCATCGAGACGGCGGTCGACGTGACCCTGCTGGGCCGCTACTACGAGCGCTTCGCGGACCACGCGGTGTCGGTCGCCAAGCGCGTCGTCTACCTGGTGACGGGCGAGCACGCGGACGAGCTCCAGGCACCCACGCAGGTCGAGGGCGTCTGA
- a CDS encoding phosphoglyceromutase: MADAPYKLILLRHGESEWNAKNLFTGWVDVNLNEKGEKEAVRGGELLKDAGLLPDVVHTSLQKRAIRTSQLALEAADRHWIPVHRSWRLNERHYGALQGKDKAQTLAEFGEEQFMLWRRSYDTPPPALEDGTEFSQSGDPRYASIPPELRPRTECLKDVVVRMLPYWYDSIVPDLLDGHTVLVAAHGNSLRALVKHLDGISDEDIAGLNIPTGIPLSYELDADFKPLNPGGTYLDPDAAAAAIEAVKNQGKKK, from the coding sequence ATGGCCGACGCACCGTACAAGCTGATCCTCCTCCGCCACGGCGAGAGCGAATGGAACGCGAAGAACCTGTTCACCGGCTGGGTGGACGTCAATCTCAACGAGAAGGGCGAGAAGGAGGCAGTCCGCGGTGGCGAACTCCTGAAGGACGCCGGACTTCTCCCCGACGTGGTTCACACGTCCCTCCAGAAGCGTGCGATCCGCACCTCCCAGCTCGCGCTGGAGGCCGCCGACCGCCACTGGATCCCGGTCCACCGCTCCTGGCGCCTGAACGAGCGCCACTACGGCGCCCTCCAGGGCAAGGACAAGGCCCAGACCCTCGCCGAGTTCGGCGAGGAGCAGTTCATGCTGTGGCGCCGCTCGTACGACACCCCGCCGCCGGCGCTCGAGGACGGTACGGAGTTCTCGCAGTCCGGGGACCCGCGCTACGCCTCCATCCCGCCGGAGCTGCGCCCGCGCACCGAGTGCCTCAAGGACGTCGTCGTCCGCATGCTCCCGTACTGGTACGACTCGATCGTCCCGGACCTGCTGGACGGCCACACCGTCCTGGTCGCCGCGCACGGCAACTCCCTGCGCGCGCTGGTCAAGCACCTCGACGGGATCTCCGACGAGGACATCGCGGGCCTGAACATCCCGACCGGCATCCCGCTCTCCTACGAGCTCGACGCCGACTTCAAGCCCCTCAACCCGGGCGGCACCTACCTCGACCCGGACGCCGCCGCGGCCGCCATCGAGGCAGTCAAGAACCAGGGCAAGAAGAAGTAG
- a CDS encoding MDR family MFS transporter, with protein sequence MSVASLRRAARESVAGLPREFWWLWTSTLVNRLGAFVATFMTLYLTLERGYSASFVGLVVALHGLGGVVSSLVAGVLTDRLGRRPTLMVAQASTAFSVALLGFMEHPAAIAAVALLVGMTSNASRPAVQAMMADIVRPEDRVRAFALNYWAINLGFAVSSTAAGFIAEYSYLAGFLGEAALTLVCAVLVYLKLPESRPERTAAEKASAEPETGLGTVLRDGRFMGVVGLSFLISLIFMQGSFGLPLAMGEAGFSTADYGLVIAVNGVLIVVLQIPVTRFIEHRDPQKLLVISALLAGYGFGLTAFGGSVWSLALTVCVWTLAEIVNSPTQMGLVARLSSTHGRGRYQGMYTLSWAVASLIAPLMAGFAIEHFGAAWLWGSTAVLGTMAAGGYWLLMRGLPQGEAGPVGATVEANVNAVVEVVVEVAAPARAADPLAPVAPVAPAA encoded by the coding sequence ATGTCCGTTGCCAGTCTGAGGCGGGCCGCCCGCGAGAGCGTGGCGGGACTGCCCCGGGAGTTCTGGTGGCTCTGGACGAGCACGCTGGTCAACAGGCTCGGGGCCTTCGTCGCCACATTCATGACCTTGTACCTGACCCTGGAGCGGGGCTATTCGGCCTCCTTCGTGGGACTTGTGGTGGCCCTGCACGGGCTCGGCGGTGTGGTGTCCTCGCTCGTCGCGGGCGTGCTCACGGACCGGCTGGGCCGGCGGCCCACGCTGATGGTGGCGCAGGCGTCGACCGCGTTCTCGGTGGCGCTGCTCGGGTTCATGGAGCACCCGGCGGCGATCGCCGCGGTGGCGCTGCTGGTCGGCATGACGTCCAACGCCTCGCGGCCTGCGGTGCAGGCGATGATGGCGGACATCGTCCGCCCGGAGGACCGGGTACGGGCCTTCGCGCTGAACTACTGGGCCATCAACCTCGGCTTCGCCGTCAGCTCGACCGCGGCGGGCTTCATCGCGGAGTACAGCTACCTGGCCGGGTTCCTCGGCGAGGCGGCCCTGACGCTGGTCTGCGCGGTGCTCGTCTACCTCAAGCTGCCGGAGTCCCGGCCGGAGCGGACGGCGGCGGAGAAGGCGTCCGCCGAGCCGGAGACCGGCCTGGGGACGGTGCTGCGGGACGGACGGTTCATGGGTGTGGTCGGGCTGTCGTTCCTGATCTCGCTGATCTTCATGCAGGGCTCCTTCGGGCTGCCGCTGGCGATGGGCGAGGCCGGGTTCTCCACCGCCGACTACGGGCTGGTCATCGCGGTGAACGGCGTGCTGATCGTGGTGCTGCAGATCCCGGTCACCCGGTTCATCGAGCACCGCGATCCGCAGAAGCTGCTGGTCATCTCGGCACTGCTGGCCGGGTACGGGTTCGGGCTGACGGCCTTCGGCGGCTCGGTGTGGAGCCTGGCGCTGACCGTCTGCGTGTGGACGCTGGCCGAGATCGTCAACTCCCCGACCCAGATGGGCCTGGTCGCGCGGCTCTCCTCGACGCACGGACGCGGCCGCTACCAGGGCATGTACACCCTGTCGTGGGCGGTGGCCTCGCTGATCGCCCCGCTGATGGCCGGCTTCGCGATCGAGCACTTCGGCGCGGCCTGGCTGTGGGGCTCGACGGCGGTCCTGGGGACCATGGCCGCGGGGGGCTACTGGCTGCTGATGAGGGGGCTCCCGCAGGGCGAAGCGGGCCCGGTGGGGGCCACGGTGGAGGCCAACGTGAACGCGGTCGTGGAGGTCGTCGTGGAGGTCGCCGCACCAGCGAGGGCGGCGGATCCGTTGGCTCCTGTGGCTCCTGTGGCTCCGGCCGCCTGA
- a CDS encoding YbjN domain-containing protein: MADAELPDSADIAAIIEATLTGAELSWENPAPGSYVVQLPGTRKLSTTCSLKAGKHSLSVNAFVIRHPDENEAGVHRWLLERNLKLYGLAYAVDALGDVYLTARLPLSVITPDDLDRLLGTVLEAADGAFNTLLELGFASAIRREYEWRVSRGESTRNLDAFKNLTQPSGAAAAQAE, from the coding sequence ATGGCTGACGCTGAACTTCCCGACAGCGCCGACATCGCGGCGATCATCGAAGCGACGCTGACCGGCGCGGAACTGAGCTGGGAGAACCCCGCGCCGGGCTCGTACGTGGTCCAGCTCCCCGGCACCCGCAAGCTGAGCACCACCTGCTCGCTCAAGGCCGGGAAGCACTCCCTGTCGGTCAACGCCTTCGTGATCCGCCACCCGGACGAGAACGAGGCCGGCGTCCACCGGTGGCTGCTGGAGCGCAACCTCAAGCTCTACGGCCTGGCCTACGCGGTCGACGCGCTCGGCGACGTCTACCTGACGGCCCGCCTCCCCCTGTCGGTGATCACCCCCGACGACCTCGACCGGCTGCTCGGCACGGTCCTGGAGGCGGCGGACGGGGCCTTCAACACCCTGCTGGAGCTCGGTTTCGCGAGCGCGATCCGGCGGGAGTACGAGTGGCGGGTCTCGCGGGGCGAGTCCACGCGCAACCTGGACGCCTTCAAGAACCTGACGCAGCCGTCGGGGGCGGCGGCGGCCCAGGCGGAGTAG
- the mshA gene encoding D-inositol-3-phosphate glycosyltransferase, with amino-acid sequence MSQYVSRIGGSIGGRFAAARSGTRHEPPRLRLPAAVGGHRKPRRVAMLSVHTSPLHQPGTGDAGGMNVYIVELARRLAAINIEVEIFTRATTGGLPPVVELAPGVLVRHVDAGPYEGLAKEELPAQLCAFTHGVMQAWARHRPGYYDLVHSHYWLSGHVGWLAAERWGVPLVHAMHTMAKVKNAALAEGDTPEPAARVIGETQIVDAADRLIANTAEEADELVRHYAADPGKVAVVHPGVNLERFTVGDGRAAARARLGLPQDAVIPLFAGRIQPLKAPDILLRAVAELVDREPALRARLFVPVVGGPSGSGLAKPEGLQKLAAKLGIADLVHFHPPVAQDALADWFRAASVLVMPSYNESFGLVAIEAQATGTPVLAAAVGGLPVAVNDGVTGILVPGHDPVDYARELRRFVDEPGLADRMGAAAARHAQFFGWDTAASGTADVYTGAMHDHRRHVRSHHG; translated from the coding sequence TTGAGCCAGTACGTGTCCCGCATCGGCGGCAGCATCGGCGGCCGGTTCGCCGCGGCCCGGTCCGGCACCCGGCACGAGCCGCCGCGCCTGCGCCTGCCCGCCGCCGTCGGGGGCCACCGCAAGCCGCGCCGCGTCGCCATGCTCAGCGTGCACACCTCGCCGCTGCACCAGCCCGGCACCGGTGACGCCGGCGGGATGAACGTGTACATCGTCGAGCTGGCCCGGCGCCTCGCCGCGATCAACATCGAGGTCGAGATCTTCACCCGGGCCACCACCGGTGGCCTGCCGCCCGTGGTCGAGCTCGCGCCCGGAGTCCTCGTACGGCACGTGGACGCGGGCCCGTACGAGGGCCTCGCCAAGGAGGAGCTGCCGGCCCAGCTGTGCGCCTTCACCCACGGCGTCATGCAGGCCTGGGCCCGCCACCGCCCGGGCTACTACGACCTGGTCCACTCCCACTACTGGCTCTCGGGCCACGTCGGCTGGCTCGCCGCCGAGCGCTGGGGCGTCCCGCTCGTGCACGCGATGCACACCATGGCCAAGGTCAAGAACGCGGCGCTCGCCGAGGGCGACACCCCCGAGCCCGCCGCCCGCGTCATCGGCGAGACCCAGATCGTCGACGCCGCCGACCGGCTCATCGCGAACACCGCCGAGGAAGCCGACGAGCTCGTCCGCCACTACGCGGCCGACCCCGGCAAGGTCGCCGTCGTCCACCCCGGTGTGAACCTGGAGCGCTTCACCGTCGGCGACGGCCGCGCCGCCGCCCGCGCCCGCCTCGGGCTGCCGCAGGACGCCGTCATCCCGCTCTTCGCGGGCCGCATCCAGCCGCTCAAGGCCCCCGACATCCTGCTGCGGGCCGTCGCCGAGCTCGTGGACCGGGAGCCGGCGCTGCGCGCCCGCCTCTTCGTGCCCGTCGTCGGCGGGCCGAGCGGCAGCGGGCTCGCCAAGCCCGAGGGGCTGCAGAAGCTCGCCGCGAAGCTCGGCATCGCGGACCTCGTGCACTTCCACCCGCCGGTGGCGCAGGACGCGCTCGCCGACTGGTTCAGGGCGGCGTCCGTCCTGGTCATGCCCTCGTACAACGAGTCCTTCGGGCTGGTCGCCATAGAGGCGCAGGCCACCGGAACGCCGGTGCTGGCCGCGGCCGTCGGCGGGCTGCCCGTCGCCGTCAACGACGGGGTGACGGGCATCCTCGTACCCGGCCACGACCCGGTGGACTACGCCCGCGAGCTACGGCGCTTCGTGGACGAGCCGGGCCTCGCGGACCGGATGGGCGCGGCGGCCGCGCGGCACGCGCAGTTCTTCGGCTGGGACACCGCCGCGAGCGGCACGGCCGACGTGTACACGGGGGCGATGCACGATCACCGCCGTCACGTACGCTCCCACCATGGCTGA
- a CDS encoding class I SAM-dependent methyltransferase, whose amino-acid sequence MASRSTPPPRRPVGTVTRGTTNPNRLRRMDRWIAATHGAALRRADDPVAVDLGYGAAPWTAVELLARLREAAPRVRVVGIEIEPARVAGAKPYEREGLSFRHGGFEVPLEGGVRPALIRAANVLRQYDEEQVEAVWERLRARLDPDGLLVEGTCDEIGRRHVWVALGPEGPRTVTFATRLGSLERPSDLAERLPKALIHRNVPGEPVHAFLRDFDRAWAAAAPYASYGARQRWIRTARALAGDWPLADGPVRWRQGELTVRWEALRPSG is encoded by the coding sequence ATGGCCTCCCGTTCCACCCCTCCCCCGCGGCGCCCCGTCGGCACGGTGACCCGCGGGACGACGAACCCGAACCGCCTGCGCCGCATGGACCGCTGGATCGCGGCCACGCACGGGGCGGCGCTGCGCCGCGCGGACGACCCGGTCGCGGTGGACCTCGGCTACGGGGCCGCGCCCTGGACCGCGGTGGAGCTGCTGGCCCGGCTGCGGGAGGCGGCTCCGCGGGTGCGGGTGGTCGGGATCGAGATCGAACCGGCCCGGGTGGCGGGTGCGAAGCCGTACGAGCGGGAGGGCCTGAGCTTTCGGCACGGCGGCTTCGAGGTGCCGCTGGAGGGCGGGGTCCGGCCGGCGCTGATCCGGGCCGCGAACGTACTGCGCCAGTACGACGAGGAGCAGGTCGAGGCGGTGTGGGAGCGGCTCCGTGCCCGGCTCGATCCCGACGGGCTGCTGGTGGAGGGGACCTGCGACGAGATCGGCCGGCGGCACGTGTGGGTCGCGCTGGGGCCCGAAGGGCCGCGCACGGTGACCTTCGCGACCCGGCTGGGCTCCCTGGAGCGCCCCTCGGACCTGGCGGAACGGCTGCCGAAGGCGCTGATCCACCGCAACGTGCCGGGCGAGCCGGTGCACGCGTTCCTACGGGACTTCGACCGGGCGTGGGCGGCGGCGGCCCCGTACGCCTCGTACGGGGCGCGGCAGCGCTGGATCCGGACGGCGCGGGCGCTGGCCGGGGACTGGCCGCTGGCGGACGGGCCGGTGCGGTGGCGTCAGGGGGAACTGACGGTGCGGTGGGAAGCGTTGAGGCCTTCGGGATGA
- a CDS encoding C40 family peptidase → MRKRRRGSIALTLLCAMALLSAPGALAGTAFAAPEPPAGKSLEQVRTEIEGLYREAGTATDAFNLAESEAKTQSDKIVEIANLVLAGQDRITALKSRAGAAARAQYRSGGLPPGMRLALSNDPTQFLDGSDRLRQGEKATSDLLSDLNRTQTDLEQYARDASAHWETLEANRVKQEAAKKQVEDKIKAAEELESKLEAEQKARLLELEAEAQRKAQSDWLSTGAMTGSSGAAATDAGKRAVQFAAAQMGKPYVWGAEGPGSYDCSGLTSQAWLAAGKRIPRTSQEQLRLPKVAVKDMRPGDLIIYFDDASHVGMYVGDGAMIHAPRPGRNVTMAGAGSMPIKAVVRPDA, encoded by the coding sequence ATGAGGAAACGACGACGCGGTTCGATCGCCCTCACCTTGCTCTGCGCGATGGCGCTGCTGTCCGCGCCCGGCGCGCTCGCCGGCACCGCGTTCGCGGCGCCCGAGCCCCCGGCGGGCAAGTCCCTGGAGCAGGTCCGCACGGAGATAGAGGGTCTCTACCGCGAGGCCGGCACCGCCACGGACGCCTTCAACCTCGCGGAGAGCGAGGCCAAGACGCAGTCCGACAAGATCGTGGAGATCGCCAACCTGGTCCTCGCCGGCCAGGACCGCATCACCGCCCTGAAGAGCCGCGCGGGCGCGGCGGCCCGCGCCCAGTACCGCTCGGGCGGCCTGCCGCCGGGCATGCGGCTGGCCCTGAGCAACGACCCGACGCAGTTCCTGGACGGCAGCGACCGGCTGCGCCAGGGCGAGAAGGCCACCTCGGACCTGCTCTCCGACCTGAACCGGACGCAGACCGACCTGGAGCAGTACGCGAGGGACGCGAGCGCGCACTGGGAGACCCTGGAGGCCAACCGGGTCAAGCAGGAGGCCGCGAAGAAGCAGGTCGAGGACAAGATCAAGGCGGCGGAGGAACTCGAGAGCAAGCTGGAGGCCGAGCAGAAGGCCCGGCTGCTGGAGCTCGAGGCGGAGGCGCAGCGCAAGGCGCAGAGCGACTGGCTGTCCACGGGCGCGATGACCGGCTCCTCGGGCGCCGCGGCCACCGACGCGGGCAAGCGCGCCGTGCAGTTCGCGGCCGCCCAGATGGGGAAGCCGTACGTGTGGGGCGCCGAGGGACCCGGTTCGTACGACTGCTCCGGGCTGACCTCGCAGGCCTGGCTCGCGGCGGGCAAGCGGATCCCGCGGACCTCGCAGGAGCAGCTGCGGCTGCCGAAGGTCGCGGTCAAGGACATGCGGCCGGGCGACCTGATCATCTACTTCGACGACGCGAGCCACGTCGGGATGTACGTCGGGGACGGCGCGATGATCCACGCCCCCCGCCCCGGCCGCAACGTCACCATGGCGGGCGCGGGCTCCATGCCGATCAAGGCCGTGGTCCGGCCGGACGCGTAA
- a CDS encoding PP2C family protein-serine/threonine phosphatase, whose amino-acid sequence MPVPVPRQRDIPATESGPGGASSLTLLVIEDDPAGGLTVPEILDADGHRIRLRSARNLTEAARLLTPDVNCVLLDLALPHGGAGSGDAADPFGPLRQVLRIAPRHAVLVLTSEEDADRAAEAVRVGAQDFLFRDELDGRLLSRAIRYAVERKRADIAQYKLAESKLRAQENARLERGLLPHPLLEGSDLRFAARYRPGRSRALLGGDFYDTVRTPDGTVHAMIGDVCGHGPDEAALGVELRIAWRALTLAGLCGDDLLATLQEVLEVERPCEEIFATLCTVDIAPDGRRAGLCLAGHPAPLISRPGRPARLLPYENSGPALGLLPRARWPRRQVELGGTWSLMLYTDGLIEGRIGQGKERLGQDGMVEMINRHLDGGLSGEGLLEASVTEARRLNGGELTDDVAVVLLSRAEG is encoded by the coding sequence ATGCCCGTACCCGTACCGCGGCAGAGGGACATCCCGGCCACCGAGAGCGGCCCGGGCGGCGCGTCATCGCTCACCCTGCTGGTGATCGAGGACGACCCCGCCGGCGGCCTCACCGTCCCCGAGATCCTCGACGCCGACGGCCACCGCATCCGGCTGCGCAGCGCCCGCAACCTCACGGAGGCGGCCCGGCTGCTCACCCCCGACGTGAACTGCGTCCTGCTCGACCTCGCACTCCCGCACGGCGGCGCGGGCTCCGGCGACGCCGCCGATCCGTTCGGCCCGCTGCGCCAGGTGCTCCGCATCGCCCCGCGGCACGCCGTCCTCGTGCTGACCTCCGAGGAGGACGCGGACCGCGCCGCCGAGGCCGTACGCGTGGGGGCCCAGGACTTCCTGTTCCGCGACGAGCTCGACGGGCGGCTGCTCAGCCGGGCCATCCGCTACGCGGTGGAGAGAAAACGGGCGGACATCGCCCAGTACAAGCTTGCAGAATCGAAACTGCGGGCCCAGGAGAACGCCCGGCTGGAACGCGGGCTGCTCCCGCACCCGCTCCTGGAGGGTTCCGACCTCCGGTTCGCCGCCCGCTACCGCCCCGGCCGCAGCCGCGCCCTCCTCGGCGGGGACTTCTACGACACCGTCCGCACCCCCGACGGCACCGTCCACGCGATGATCGGCGACGTCTGCGGCCACGGCCCGGACGAGGCCGCCCTCGGCGTCGAACTGCGCATCGCCTGGCGGGCGCTGACCCTGGCCGGCCTGTGCGGCGACGACCTGCTCGCCACCCTCCAGGAGGTCCTCGAAGTCGAGCGCCCCTGCGAGGAGATCTTCGCGACGCTCTGCACGGTGGACATCGCCCCGGACGGCCGACGCGCGGGCCTGTGCCTCGCGGGCCATCCGGCGCCACTGATCTCCCGGCCGGGCCGCCCCGCGCGACTGCTCCCGTACGAGAACAGCGGCCCGGCGCTCGGCCTGCTGCCCCGGGCCCGCTGGCCGCGCCGCCAGGTGGAGCTGGGCGGCACGTGGAGCCTGATGCTCTACACCGACGGCCTGATCGAGGGCCGGATCGGGCAGGGCAAGGAGCGGCTGGGGCAGGACGGCATGGTCGAGATGATCAACCGCCACCTGGACGGCGGGCTGAGCGGCGAAGGCCTGCTCGAAGCCTCCGTGACCGAAGCCCGCCGCCTCAACGGCGGGGAGCTGACGGACGACGTCGCCGTCGTCCTGCTCTCCCGCGCCGAGGGCTGA
- a CDS encoding DUF2516 family protein, translating into MLMDGFNGVLLLLTWAMLGLAVAAFVLALMAREDAYRAASKQTKTFWLVILGITVVVDLFLGMLFLQIAGLVASIVFFVDVRPALKQVSGGGGGRRGGSSSDGPYGPYNGGR; encoded by the coding sequence ATGTTGATGGACGGGTTCAACGGAGTGCTCCTGCTGCTCACGTGGGCCATGCTCGGGCTCGCCGTGGCGGCCTTCGTGCTGGCGCTCATGGCGCGCGAGGACGCGTACCGGGCGGCGAGCAAGCAGACCAAGACCTTCTGGCTGGTCATCCTCGGCATCACCGTGGTCGTGGACCTGTTCCTCGGGATGCTCTTCCTGCAGATCGCCGGGCTGGTCGCCAGCATCGTGTTCTTCGTCGACGTGCGGCCCGCCCTGAAACAGGTCTCGGGCGGCGGTGGCGGCCGGCGGGGCGGCAGTAGCAGCGACGGGCCGTACGGGCCCTACAACGGCGGACGGTAG
- a CDS encoding helix-turn-helix domain-containing protein translates to MASLNVGNLGEYLREQRRQAQLSLRQLADAAGVSNPYLSQIERGLRKPSADILQQLAKALRISAETLYVQAGILDERDRDAVETRAAILADPSISEQQKQVLLQIYASFRKENAAEAEAAADGDAETRRTG, encoded by the coding sequence ATGGCATCGCTCAACGTCGGGAATCTCGGCGAATACCTGCGCGAGCAACGGCGGCAGGCGCAGCTTTCACTGCGGCAGCTGGCCGATGCGGCGGGGGTGTCGAATCCGTACCTCAGTCAGATCGAGCGCGGGCTGCGCAAGCCGAGCGCGGACATCCTGCAGCAGCTGGCCAAGGCGCTGCGGATCTCCGCCGAGACGCTGTACGTGCAGGCCGGAATCCTGGACGAGCGGGACCGGGACGCCGTGGAGACGAGGGCCGCGATCCTCGCCGATCCGTCGATCAGCGAGCAGCAGAAGCAGGTGCTGCTCCAGATCTACGCGTCCTTCCGCAAAGAGAACGCCGCGGAGGCCGAAGCCGCCGCCGACGGCGATGCCGAGACGCGCCGTACGGGCTGA
- a CDS encoding putative protein N(5)-glutamine methyltransferase: protein MATLVETLRAAGCVFAEEEAELLTAAAEDAGHLEGLLARRVAGEPLEHVVGWAEFCGLRMAVGEGAFVPRRRSEFLAQEAVEAARPGAVVVDLCCGVGALGAAVAAQVPGAELHAADIDPAALAYARRNVAPYGGRVWEGDLYAALPAGILGRVDVLVVNAPYVPTGEIGLLPAEARDHEPPVSLDGGPDGLDVHRRVAAGAPPWLAPGGSLLIETSARQAPVTASALTAAGLSVRAVTSEEYYATVIIAKAP from the coding sequence GTGGCAACACTGGTGGAGACCCTGCGGGCGGCCGGCTGCGTCTTCGCGGAGGAGGAGGCGGAGCTGCTGACGGCCGCCGCCGAGGACGCGGGGCACCTGGAGGGGCTGCTGGCCCGGCGGGTGGCGGGCGAACCGCTGGAACACGTCGTCGGCTGGGCGGAGTTCTGCGGGCTGCGGATGGCCGTCGGCGAGGGGGCGTTCGTGCCGCGCCGGCGCAGCGAGTTCCTCGCGCAGGAGGCGGTGGAGGCGGCCCGGCCCGGCGCGGTGGTCGTGGACCTGTGCTGCGGGGTGGGCGCGCTGGGCGCCGCCGTGGCCGCGCAGGTGCCGGGCGCCGAGTTGCACGCGGCGGACATCGACCCCGCCGCGCTCGCCTACGCCCGGCGCAACGTGGCCCCTTACGGCGGCCGGGTGTGGGAGGGCGACCTCTACGCGGCCCTGCCCGCGGGGATCCTGGGCCGGGTGGACGTGCTGGTGGTCAACGCCCCGTACGTCCCGACCGGGGAGATCGGCCTGCTGCCGGCGGAGGCCCGCGACCACGAGCCGCCCGTCTCCCTGGACGGCGGACCGGACGGCCTGGACGTACACCGCCGGGTGGCCGCCGGCGCCCCGCCCTGGCTCGCGCCGGGCGGCAGCCTGCTGATCGAGACGAGCGCCCGCCAGGCCCCGGTCACCGCCTCGGCCCTGACGGCGGCGGGGCTGTCGGTGCGCGCAGTGACCTCCGAGGAGTACTACGCGACGGTGATCATCGCGAAGGCGCCTTAG
- a CDS encoding GNAT family N-acetyltransferase, translating into MSADVRPIAVSELPEWLRTNQVGFLNAVPPTAADIAQLTEVFDFARTQGGFDADTGRCVATFRSFPQELTVPGGAFVPSSAVTNVTVAPTHRRQGLLTRMMAADLSAAHARGDVLSTLISAEYPIYGRYGYGPATSVSEWEIDVPRTGLDPRQPLPGDGGRIDLVDEAEVRELGPALHERVRAATPGAVSRDARWWQVNTGAETLSHSPYTPSFHAVYRTAQGEVAGLVRYVTDDNWTDAKVPLNTLKVMRLLAVSPEAERALWRFLCSVDWVMKVRTGYRAPDDLVARLLPDVRAARMLTSADWLWVRLLDVVRALGARTYAVPGVLVLEVVDKTGPAGGRYRLDAGAGECVRTEEPADLRLDVGTLGSLYLGDESAVRLAALGEITEERPGAVALADVVFRTARRPWCPDIF; encoded by the coding sequence CCCGAGTGGCTGCGTACCAATCAGGTCGGGTTCCTGAACGCGGTGCCCCCCACGGCCGCGGACATCGCCCAGCTGACCGAGGTCTTCGACTTCGCCCGGACGCAGGGCGGGTTCGACGCGGACACCGGCCGGTGCGTGGCGACCTTCCGCTCCTTCCCGCAGGAACTGACCGTGCCCGGCGGGGCGTTCGTCCCGTCCAGCGCCGTCACGAACGTGACCGTGGCGCCCACGCACCGCAGGCAGGGCCTGCTGACCCGGATGATGGCCGCCGACCTGTCCGCCGCGCACGCGCGCGGTGACGTGCTGTCGACGCTGATCTCCGCCGAGTACCCGATCTACGGGCGGTACGGGTACGGGCCCGCCACCTCTGTCTCGGAGTGGGAGATCGACGTACCGCGCACCGGACTCGACCCGCGGCAGCCGCTGCCCGGGGACGGCGGGAGGATCGACCTCGTCGACGAGGCCGAGGTGCGGGAGCTGGGCCCGGCCCTGCACGAGCGGGTGCGGGCGGCCACGCCCGGCGCGGTGAGCCGCGACGCCCGCTGGTGGCAGGTGAACACGGGCGCGGAGACGTTGTCGCACAGCCCGTACACGCCGTCCTTCCACGCGGTGTACCGCACCGCGCAGGGCGAGGTGGCCGGGCTGGTCCGGTACGTCACCGACGACAACTGGACGGACGCGAAGGTTCCGCTGAACACCCTGAAGGTCATGCGGTTGCTCGCCGTCAGCCCGGAAGCGGAGCGGGCGCTGTGGCGTTTCCTGTGCTCCGTCGACTGGGTGATGAAGGTCCGCACCGGCTACCGCGCCCCCGACGACCTGGTCGCGCGGCTGCTGCCCGATGTGCGCGCCGCCCGGATGCTGACCTCGGCGGACTGGTTGTGGGTGCGGTTGCTGGACGTCGTACGGGCCCTCGGCGCGCGGACGTACGCCGTGCCCGGGGTCCTCGTCCTGGAGGTGGTCGACAAGACCGGTCCGGCGGGCGGGCGTTACCGGCTGGACGCGGGCGCGGGGGAGTGCGTACGCACGGAGGAGCCGGCCGACCTGCGGCTGGACGTGGGCACACTGGGGTCGCTGTACCTGGGCGACGAGTCGGCGGTGCGCCTGGCGGCGCTCGGCGAGATCACGGAGGAGCGCCCCGGGGCGGTCGCGCTCGCGGACGTGGTGTTCCGTACGGCGCGCCGGCCGTGGTGCCCGGACATCTTCTGA